The region TAAGCAGCCatggaaaaaagaaaaaagaacaagggaagcaagaagcaaaGCAGAGAGAGGGCACGAATCAGTGCAATGGGCGTTGAGTCGTCGACACAAGCAGACGGCCTAAAGTGAAACAAGTCACGTGCGATAACGCTTATCTTAGCGTATCCGCACTGTACGCCGTTACTCCAGATCTCGTGACTGCCGCCGAATCCCGTCGCTTCAAGACCACAACAAGAGGGTCAACAACgtatcttcttctcaatcCGCCACTATGGGTTCCCTCTAGTTGAATCCTCGGATATACCGTCCAGTAGTGAGCTCTTTTTCAGGTCTTGCTCGCCCCTGCTCGACGCGAAACTCTACATCTATCAGTTACTAATTTCAACTATAGGTTTGTCGCTACTCTATATTGAGTTCACTATCCGCTCGCTCGCCCCTCGCGGTGATCCGGTGTCTATCCCCTCGTTCCTTCACACTACTGTGAGCTACGTCTTTTGGATGACGCACACAGCACGATTTCAGGTGTATGGCCACCGTACAATATCCTACCATGCCAACAAAGTCAATCACGTCCTCGGAAATGGTTTCTCAGGCCCAAGTGCTCGATCGCCCTGTGCCACCGCAAAGTGCACCTTCGTCTGTGTCGCGTCAATCGTATCACAATCGCCGGCATCGCTCGAGTCGCTCTCATCATGGTGGACTGGTTCATCAGCCTCTGAATGATTTCCCGATCTTTACCCACACTGGCGATGTTGAGTTGGTGATACGCGCTGGTCGCCAAGAGAACCGTTACCTTTTGCACCGGCTCATTCTGGCGCAATGCTCCGGATTCTTCGAGGCTAGCACCCGAGAAGAGTGGTCGCGACGGCAGCCCAACAACCCCGAATCGACCCTGTCCAGAATTAGTGAAGATGCTTCATCTCTATCCAATGGCTCCACCTTGGCGCAATCCGACGTCGGGGTAACTCAATTACCACCCGAAAAAAGGCGATGGCGATTCGAACTAGATTGGGAGAACAAggcggacgatgaggagccAATACTGGTCCAAAAGGTATGTAGGTCCCAGTGCATGATAATGGGCATCGGCTTACATGAGAATAGCCTCCCAGCGCTTCTGGTGCCATACTTAGCGATTTTGGACCGTATGCGAAGCCAATGACCAAACCGTCGAGCAATCATACTGGATTTGCTCGTTCTATGGCAAACTTGGCCGGCCTGCAGTCCGCTATCCATCTGCCACATAGGTCGAGTGCGGTAGCCGCGGCTGCAGCAAACAACACGGCCAATGACACAGCGATGGATCCCATACTCCGTGATTATGACAACCTGTTTCGGTTATTCTATAATCACCCGCCATTATTGAACACCATCAACATCGCTACTGCATATGCAGAATGCAAGGCCCTTCTAGCCCTGGCGGATATGTATGATGCCTTACCCGTCACCGGTCCCCGCGTGGACCATCACCTGCTGGGCTTCGGCTCGCGTCTCTTCAAACAAATTGCCAAATATCCGCCAAGCTATCTTAAGCTAGGGTACCTTGCACGAAGTCGTGTCATCTTCTCCGAGGCCCTGATTCACGTTGTCGGCCAATGGCCGGCTGGACGATCAGCTCTCCGCAGGGGACCGCTTCCCCCTTTGGTAATGGACATTATTGAGGACAAGTtcgaggatttggaggatcTCAAGGCTCGTGTGGAATCCAAACTTCTCCGCCTCACGCTCACCACTTCCCGCGGTGAGCGTGTCAATCCTCAGAACGCCTACTTGGACTGGCTTGCTGTCTCGCTCTTCCGACAATGGCTGGTTGACAACACTAccccgccgcctccaccaatCCTCAAGAACAATACTTCAACGAACAATAGCCGTGCACCATCTGCAATGACGTCCACGACTCTGTCTGCAAACCGACCAACAGACACTCCGTCTGCGGCCACGACTGCCTCTTCGGCTCGCGTCTACCGACTCATTGGCTCCCCGTCTGCGCAAGCGTATCTTTCTCATGAGGAGCTCAAAAAGTTCCTCAAGGTTCACCCAACACCGTCCTCGGAATCACTGTACACGCGCGAAGTGCTCAAGCGCTTCGAACGTAAGATGGATGAAATCAAACGGCTGGCCCGTGAGATTGTCAAACCGCTTATGCGGAACTTTCTTGAGTTGGATTTGAAGGGAGGCGAGTTCAACGACACCATCCCCTATCTGACCTGTGTGAAagtcgaagatgaagatATTCCATGGGAATGATTTATGACCGAATGACCGAACGACCGAAATGACGATGCGATGCTCGATACCCATCTCAGCATTTCAGATTTTGCTTACTATGATTTAACGACCACCCGGCCATGCTTTTACTTTGTGACCGTAACCAACTCTGTCTCGGCCTTCTTATCTCTGCTCCAATCTATTGGATTTTTTTGCGCCCGTTTGATGAAGTGATGATTTATGTTTGTTAGCTGTTGGGAACTTTACATTCCAACTATATGAGCCGTACTTATTGTTGGGACTCCACAGGACCACTTAACAGACCAGAGTTATGTACAGAACTTGTGCCTTTTAGCTACGCAAAACCTAATGACAATCCCATTACCATTTTTAAGACAGACTATAACGAGGCAACGGGCTGCAAGTTCTGCCACCTAAGTTTGGTGCCTGATATGAGTGTAACAGCCAAGGCACCAATGCTTCTTCCTCACATTTTGACTGTCAGCGCAATAGTTCGTACCCTACCCAATCACTCTCCATCAGCAGCCAACCACACTCTTTTACAACACGCCTTACGATACCTAATACCAATAACAGCCCCCTACACAGTTCGTACATGGGCCCCGCACTAACAAAGCCCATGCAGTTACAAATCGCACATCCACATCGTAAATCCAATTGAGGACTGCGCCGGCTGGGCATAGGGGATCTCGCGCTTCCTCAAGTCCAGTTCTCTTTCTCAAAGATCGTCATCCTTGGTTCCCAAAATCCAAAGTACTGAGTACTGAGTTTGTGAGCCGAAATACCCGATCTATGTGCCTGTTATGATTTGTAGGTTGAGTTTAAGGATAAAGTCGGAAATGGAGTGAACAAACGAACTTTATCCTCTAAAGGGTATCCCCGGCCACGTTCGCCGTATGACTTACCCTCTCAGCAATAGAATGAAGGCATGGCGAAATAAGTAGCCGGCCCTTTACTACAATTGCGCTTTCTGACGACTGAGAACGTGCAGAGTGCAATGGCCCCCGCGTGCGGCAGGCGGTTATTCTATTGATGTGAGATATAGAGAGAAGAGCGATGGCAGGATCATTTAATGCATCATTGGGGTCCAACATCGCACGGCCTGTTCGCACCAGATACGGAGAGCTGGAAAGCAATGACGAAAGGACGACGTGTCTGCTGCCATTCAGAGTCTTCGACACATCGGCGCAGCTTTCCGGTAGCGGGTCCATATACCTTTGCACATGAAAACGAATGTAGATGCGTCAATCACTGGATAAGGATGGCAACTGTAAGCTAGGGGGCCCTATTGATCGGAGAACTCAGGACTTTATCCAGTTGGCTGGAAGTATATCCTTGTTCGTGCATGATTGATAGCCTCGAACATAGGAGTGGTAGGCGCACATGAAGGACTTATGCCAGACTATAGCGAGCCGTTGAGTGGTGGAGGAATCAATATCCTTGAATAGTGATTTGGGGTGAGGGGGTCCTTGAGAGAGGTTGGGTAGAAGCACTGAAGGGGGTAGGGTATTGTTGATGATAGGTAGGTATATCAGAGGCAGTTTAACCACGACCAGGTTGGTAATGGCAGTGTGATATAGTTACATTATTATACAGATCGGGAAAATCAGTTTTAGGGTTACTTTCCAATAACTTCTGCGCCTCCCATGAAGGGTCGCAGCACTTCAGGTAGGACGACTACTTTTCGTTCTGCATCCCACCCGTTCTCCAGGATAGCAGCCAGGACTCGCGGCACGGCCACCGCGGTTCCATTGACGGTGTGCGGGAAGACGCTCTTAACCCCGCGCACGCGGGTTCCCAATCGTCGTGATTGGTAGTCTGTGCAGATAGAAGCGGAAGTAACTTCCCCCCAGGcgtcttcaagaccattaCCACGCATACGAGACGGGAACAATGCCTCGATATCACGTTTCCGAGTAGCGCTGGCTCCAAGGTCTGAGGTGGGCATCTCCAGGATGCGACAAGGAAGTTGGAGAGAGGTCAAGATCTCCTTTTGCACTGTCAGGAGACCCTCGAAGAGATCGTCTGAGGTTGGTGATGACGATGTAGGGGAACTGTCAGCCCAGCCGAACATCTCAACCTTGGTAAATTCGTGGACGCGGTACAGGCCCTTGGTGTCTACGCCGCGAGAGCCTGCCTCGGCACGATAGCAGCGACTGGGCCCCACTAGTTTAATCGGCAGGGCAGCCGGATCCAGTTCATTGCGGGCATGCATGGCAGCTAAAGGAATCTCAGCTGTAGCCGCGAGGGACCGCGGAGGCTTTGCTTTGTCCTTCTCAGCTTGCTCAATGGCCCATATTTGTTGCTCGTTGTTCTGGTCGCGCGGTTGAAAGCCGCAGGCTTCTGTGAGATAAGACCAGACGATTGAGGGCGGAGAAATGGGAGTCCAGCCGTGACGGCGCGCAACGGACAAAGAGTATTGAATTAGGGCTTGTTCTAGAAGAGCGCCGTCACCGGTGAGGAAGTACCAGCCCCAGCCCGTGGTGGTTGCAGCGCTGGTAAAGTCGATCAGACCAAGATCAGTGCCAATAGACACATGAGATCGTAATGGGTCAGGGCTGCTGACCCATGCTGGCGGGGATTGAGGGTCGAAATTGAGGTATTCAACCAAGGCTGGCTCCAAGCCGACGGGGGTATGGGGGGAGGTAAGGTTTGGAAgggagagggcgaggtcGTGTATTTGTTCATCGCATAATTCTCTGCGTGTTATCAGCGCCGCTGATTCGtttttgagctgctgagcttcAGCGCGAATGGCGGGCTCctgttctttttcttctgggcCGGTGGCCGGATTTTGTAGTCTCCCAATCGTCCTCTCGAGGGCTTTTATTCGTGAACGGAAGGGCATAAGTTGTTTATCAATCTGTCGGAGTTCTTCAGACAGTTGCTGTATCTTGAAAGGGTACTCCGCATGCGCTGGATAGTTCCTGTCGCGACAGTTCTGAGCATAGAGCTCGGCGTTCTCTCGGACATGCTTGACGTTTGGACTCGGTCTTGGGGCAGTCGCAGGGCGTACGGTAGAAGCATATGAGCGACGAAATATTCTGCAATGGGCGCAGAGCCTCTGGGGAAGAGGACGTATCATTCTGTCCTATTTCTGAGAGGTTAAGCCTAATTGAGTCGTCTGAAGCTATCCAAGCCATCAATAATTCTGCCACTATACACCGTATAGGCACGTGAGTAGCTCAGGCTAACCAGTTTCGCTAGAAATCTAGGCGctttcctccacctccactcACTCCACCATCTGTATAGGGCCCTTACGATCTACGGATTTCGTATTCACACGGCATTTCAATCATCCATTTTTGTGCGACATTCTCTATTATGAATATGGTACGCAAAGTATGTTCTATACTGGCAGTTCATTCTGGGCGACTATGAAGCAATCAAATGCTCAAACAGAGCCTTCAGATAATATGCCGATTGCTTGGGATACCGAGTCTTCATTGGAGAATCAAAGTCGATGAACGTGCATCCAAATCGATCAGTATAGCCAGCGGCCCATTCTACCCTGTGTCAGTCAGATTCGAGAGGGAAAGGGAACTTGAACATACCCCAGTTGTCGGTGAAGGTCCAGGCAAAGTAAGACCGGATATCCACTCCATCCTCTTTGACAGCACGGGCCAATCCACCAACGTAGCCTTCGAAGAATCGCATACGGAAAGTGTCGATGAGTACCTCTGGTGTGGGAGCTGTCTCTCCTTTTGCTGTCGTGCCATTTTCCGTGACATATATAGGCACATGATATCGGTTCCAAATCCAATTGAGCAGCTTGCGCCATCCAGTGGGTGCCGTCCGCAGCCAAGGCGTATCGGACTCTTCGCCTCGAGAGACGCCTTTGCTGTTTGTATCGTGAACAATGACATTGCCTTTGTGGTCATTGATATCTGGAGGCGTATCCTTGTGCTGCACGAAAAAGGTCGTGTACGAGTTCATACCGTAAAATTCTGAACTTCCTAGTACCAGTTTTGACTCCTCGGGAGTGAAACGCGGTAGACGGTCCCCGAGTTGAGCCCGCATTGAGGCTGGGTAGTCGCCTGTCTTGTATAAGGGGTCCGCGAACCAAGCGATCTCGAATTCCCTGGCCCGTTCTGCTGCTTCCTGGTCCCGCGGATCGTCTTCATCCCAAGGTTCCGACCAGTTGCCATGGAGGGTGATGCCAATTGTTCCTTTCTGCTGCGGTTGGAACACCTCTCGGTAAAGCTTGGAAACATGGCCGTGGGTCACCAGTTCTGTGTGGCCGACGATGAACGGTTCTGTCGAGGAATCACCCTCTTCATTGAGTTCGCGAAACGATGACCGTGCAGGAGCATGAACACCTGCCGCATAACCTGCCAGCGAGTACACACCAGGTTCATTGAATGTAATCCAGTGACGGACCTTTGGCCCTAGGCGTTCGAAACAGACACGCGCGTAGCGGACAAAGTCAGGAATGAACCTCTCCTGGTTCAGCATGCCCCCGTACCGATCCTCCAAAGCCTGCGGAACATCCCAGTGAAAGAGGGTTACGAATGGCGTAATCCCATTATTGAGTAGCTCGTCTACCAGGTCCTGGTAGTACTTGATCCCTTGCTCATTGACCGGGTCGTCGGCGCCTCCGAGTGGGATTATGCGCGACCAGGATAGCGAGAATCGATAAGCGTTGACACCATACGACTTCATCAGGGCAACATCTTCGCGGTAAAAGTCGTAGAACCTCACAGCGTCATCCGCATTGCTATTGTCTTTGACTTTGCCTGGAGTATGCCCGAATGTGTCCCAGATCGAAGGACCCTTGCCATCCTTGTTCCACGCTCCTTCAacctgcgccgccgccgtggCATATCCATGGAAGAAGTCATTGCGCAAGGCACCTTTGAGGTCTTGCACTGAAGTCAAGTCCATGATTGTACTGATCCCTAGTGCGTTGTGTTTCCCGTAAGTCGTTGAATCCTCGCACCTGCTATGAGAGGTATAGAAAAACGCCGACGCTTCCTGGAACATATCTTAAGGTTCGGCTCTTTAGCCGGGTAATTGAAGAGTTGGCCCTCAAAGGAACCGGTGATTGCTGGAAAATACCCTTGGGCATTTCTCCGGCGGGGTGTGCAGGAAGAGCTGCTTTGTGTTGGAGCTACGGCTACCCTACGACCGCCACGTTTTCGCGCCTAAATATCCGGATGGAGGCTCTTGGCCATATGAAATATCTTGTATGGTCTTCAGATAACAAACTATACGGCCACGGCATTGGCGTTTAGCATTCCATGGCGACGTCTGCTTCAGTTGTCTCCGTTTAAGACAATAATCCCCGAACCCTCCAAGACCTTACGCGGACCATTGTTTGGATAATAGACTACAGCCCTAAGGCCCAATTCTGACTTCACAATTACTGGCCCTCGAATCACTCCGTCTTTCCATTCAAATTCCAGCTCGAAACCGCCACGGGCGCGAACACCACGAAGCCGTCCGCTCCGCCATGCTAGTGGACATGCAGGGAGTAGCCGTATGATGCCGTCTTCGTGCGACTGCACCAACATTTCCAGAATCCCGGCACCACCGCCAAAGTTACCATCGATCTGGAACGGCGGATGTGTATCCAGAAGGTTAGGAAGGGTTGATTGCGCCAACAGTCGCTCTAGATGCTCTGCACATTCATCTGCGTCCCTAAGGCGCGCATGCAGATTGAGAAGCCACGCTCTACTCCAACCCGTATGACCGCCCCCCGCTGCTTGTCGCCGTTGTAGAGTGACAGCACAAGCTTTGGCGAGCTCAGGAGTCGTTTCCAGGTTGATGTCGTTGCCTGGATAAAGAGCCCAGAGATGCGAAACGTGCCGATGGCCAGGCTCATTCTCGTCATAATCGAACATCCATTCTTGGAGCTGCCCTTTCGAGCCGATACGCGCGGGGGGTAGACGGCGTAGTGTGTCATGTACACTAGGTAGGAGCTCATCCTGTGAATAACCAAGCACCTCCAATGATTCGACGAAGGCTTTTAGCACTGCACGGACTAGCTGGATGTCAATTGTCGATCCTTCACAGAGTACGCCCTCTTGGCCCTTCTCATCACGGAACGTATTCTCAGGGGACAACGACGGGTTGGTTACTTTATACTGGCCTGAGACATCATCAACGAGGAAATCTTGTAGGAACTCAACACAACCACGGAGCACTGGAAACATGCGTTTCAGGAATGCCTTGTTGCCGTTAAAGAGAAACCGCTCCCAGACATGAGTACACAGCCAGGCACCCCCGAGTGGCCACAAAGTAGCTGGCATCCAGCGATCAACAGGCGCAGTGTCCGCCCACAAGTCCGTATTATGGTGCACTGTCCACCCACGACAGCCGTACATCTTGCGTGCAGTCTCAGTACCAGTGACGGCAAGGCGCTCGAGCAGTGCGAACAGGGGCTCTTCACATTCCAATAAATTGCCCACATTGGCAGGCCAATAGTTCATCTGCAGGTTTATGTTGATCGTATAGCGGCATCCCCACGGAGGATGAAACGATGCATTCCATATGCCCTGCAAAGTCGCAGGCAACACGCGATCAGAACTACCTTTCCTGCCAGGACGACTGCACGATATCAGTAAGTAGCGACTGTAGCGAAGATATATGGCCACAAGTTCTGGGCCTCGCACATGCAAGATACGCTGGTCCGTCGGTATATCTGTTGCATCTGGTCCCAGGTTCAGCTCCAACCGGCCATACAAGGATTGATAGTCCGTAATATGTCGAGCCCATATGTCTTCCACCGAGCTGGCCAGGACCGCTTCTAGGTCGGCAACCGTGGCGCGGTCGAGGTCAGCGTCATCGCAGCGGTATGTTGACTGAGCTACTATGACAATCAGAGCGTCCCGCGCGTTGATGATGAGGTTCTTTCCCACACAGTCCACTTTGATCGGTTCCTGGTCGTCACTCCCACAGCGGATTGCTACCATGCAGCATGCCCGGTTGCTGTCCTTGCCACCAGGAGTGACATGCATCTTGATCGATTGCCCATCGACCACGAGATCGTCCAGAAACTCATTTGTTTCGTACTCCAACTCACTAAGTCGACTGAGTCGGACCAAGAACTCACTGCATCGCGATGCTTGTACCCGCATAGCAAGTACATTATCCGGGTAGCTAGCGATCACCTGCCGATGATACTGAACACCGTTGTGCTCATAATGCACGTGAGTAATGCCCTCATTCAAGTCCAAGGACCGCCGGTAGCCCGTGACCTCTTCACATGGGTGTCCAAACTCCAAAAACAGCGTTCCAAGAGGTTCATAGTGTCGCTGGCTATTTGGGGAAGCGAAGAACGCGCGACGAGCCAACCGTTCTGCCTCCTTGTGAGCGCCTTCTCGAATCAACTCCCTAAGACGTGGTAGGCACTTTAGGGCATCCTCTGGAAGACGGTTCTGCGGACCGCCGTACCACACCGAGTCctcgttgagctggagcagtTCTGTATCTGTCCTACCATAGACCATCGCCCCGAGACGCCCATTTCCCACCGGCAGGGCTTCGTCCCATCCAGCAGCGGGCCTTTGGTACCAGAGCTCGGACATGGCTACCTGATCTCACAATACCTGACGGCCGTCATGAACGAGTGGATTTTTGTGTCCTCTAGCCATGTACCCAGGCGACACGGGCCGTTGACCGAGACGAGAAAGGACGAAAGGACCGGAGGCTCATTGCTTGCTCAATATCGGCCTCGGCAGGTGAAATCCTGTACCCTTCCCCATGAACTCGTTCAAGGAACATGATTCGCGAAAATTTGCCGTAGCAGCTTTCATCCTTTTCTCATTAGCGGTTGGTGGCACGATGAGAATTCCTTCCGCCACAAATTTGGCCCTATCGAATCATGAAGACGCCAGCCCGGGAAAAGTAGCTAGGGCTAAGCCTTGTTAAGCTAGCTGTCGGTCGAATCTGGGGATTCCTGGCTTCCAGAAATAGAGCCGATTGGTCCGTGCTTGCTTCCCCGGCTAATCTCAGGCCCTAGCATTCTCTTGGATGGCCAGAAGTTGTTCACCGTTATTGAGAGGGGACGAGGCCCAAATCCAGTCTGCTTTGGCTCCCATCGCGTGGTCATTTGTTTCATTTTCAAGCGCCACGCTACTCGTGGAAAAGTAAGCAATGTCCGGACCTCAACTGCAAGATTGGAGCTGTTCGTCGGGCCCGCGTATAAGATATTGCGAGAACCCTCTGGCTTTGTCGGTGTTCATAGCCTTGGAATTCCTCACAAGGAGAAGTTCacgtctgcttcttcacTGCTCATTGCGCCCCTGTGGTCATCatgaaggaaaagagggaaaCCGTAAGGGCAGATGCTGTGGAACCAGACCTCCCTCCGAAGAGCGCCAACCATGTGGAAGAAGCCGTCCTCGCCAGCCTcgctgaggaggatctgTTCAAGCTGTCCCGAGAGTCGCTGACTATGCGCTCTTGGGCCGGTGTTCGCCTATGCCTGGTCCTGTTCGTCCAGGGCTGCAACCAAGCAGGGTATGGTGTCGACTGGGCAGTCATCGGTGGCATCAATGCGTACCAATCCTGGCATGACTACTTCGGCATCGGTACAGCAGGTGGCGAATACGGATTGCTTAACGCTCTCATGAATATCGGAAACGTCTGCGGTGCCCCGTTTTACGCTCTTGCCGATATCATCGGCCGTCGCGCTGTCAACTTTCTCGGCAATCTACTCGTCCTTGTCGCATGCATTCTTCAGTCTACTGCACCGAATATGAAATGGTTTATGGCAGGGAGATTCTTCATGGGTTTTGGTACTGCCCTGATGTCAAGCTCGCAGTACATGGGTGAGATTTCTCCAACCCATCTGCGCGGTCTTTTGGTTGGTATCTTCGGCGCTTGCTTCCAGATTGGCAGTCTGTGCATGAGTGCTGCTCTGATTGGAATCAATAAGATGGACGGCAATTTGCAATGGCGTCTACCTTTGTACCTCAACATGATATTTCCCGCACTCGTCTGCTTGGGAATGTTCACCCTTTGCCCCGAGTCTCCGCGTTACTACATCATGCGAGGACAGCGTGATAAAGCCCGGCACGTCATTGCCAGGTATCACACGACGAGCGGCGATGTCAACCAGCCCATCGTCAATATTGTCATCTCTCAGATGGAAGCCTCCATTGAGAACGACCGTGCCGGCCACCAGAAGTTCTGGGACTTCTCCGTTTTCCTTCGGCGCACCGTGCTCTATCGCCTTATGGTCCTTTTCCTCTACTCCATATTCCAGCAGTGgaacggcggcggcatcatTACCTACTACGTGAGCTGCATCCTTTTTGACTCTTATCATAGTCGCTCCAGACTGACCTCGCTTAACCTTAGATGGTGCCAGCTTTGAACACAATTGGCATCACAGACTCGATCAAAATTCTAGGGATTCAACTCGGCACAACCGGCGTATATTTTGTCTTCACAGCAGTTGGAGCCATGATTATCGACAAATTTCGCCGACGAACAATGATATTCGCCGGGCTAGCGACGATGATTCTCTTCCAGACAACAACAACTATCACGTCCTGGCAGTACGCTGTTAATGCCACGAAAGCTGCCGCCGGACTGACGATATTCTGGATCTACATGTACCAAACTTTCTCGGCCCTCTTCGTCGCCACAATGCACAACCTCTACCCCATCGAAATCCTCTCTTTACCCCTTCGTGCAAAGGGTATGAGCTTGTATTCTTTAATACAAGGAGGTGCAGGAGCTTGTCAGGTGCGGAAACCCCCCTTTCTGTATCCCAAAGCTCGTACTAATGCAATCAATTACAGACATATGGCATCAGCGTTGGTATCGATAAGCTTGGATACAAGATCTGGGTTGTCTATATTGTTTATAATACGGTGCAACTGGTGTTGTCTTACTTTGTGTTCCCAGAGACGAGCGGTTTGACGCTGGAGGAAATCGATGCGGTCTTTGAGACACCGGGCGTTCGGCCGGTCAAGATGTCGCTGGATATCTATAATGCAAAAAGGCAGGTGCAGAGGGAGGGGGAACCTTGATGTTTCCCTAACAATATAGGGTTGGTAGTCATTGGCTCATCTCATCCCAGCTGTTCTTAGGTCTAGGATCAAATTTGAGCGGCATCTTACTTACTGACTACAGTAATCTAAACCCATCTAATCCCGCATTTACAGATTGAGTGAATGTCTTCGCGTTTAGATTTTAACTTGAAAAGTTCAGTCAA is a window of Aspergillus nidulans FGSC A4 chromosome VI DNA encoding:
- a CDS encoding uncharacterized protein (transcript_id=CADANIAT00009969): MVSQAQVLDRPVPPQSAPSSVSRQSYHNRRHRSSRSHHGGLVHQPLNDFPIFTHTGDVELVIRAGRQENRYLLHRLILAQCSGFFEASTREEWSRRQPNNPESTLSRISEDASSLSNGSTLAQSDVGVTQLPPEKRRWRFELDWENKADDEEPILVQKPPSASGAILSDFGPYAKPMTKPSSNHTGFARSMANLAGLQSAIHLPHRSSAVAAAAANNTANDTAMDPILRDYDNLFRLFYNHPPLLNTINIATAYAECKALLALADMYDALPVTGPRVDHHLLGFGSRLFKQIAKYPPSYLKLGYLARSRVIFSEALIHVVGQWPAGRSALRRGPLPPLVMDIIEDKFEDLEDLKARVESKLLRLTLTTSRGERVNPQNAYLDWLAVSLFRQWLVDNTTPPPPPILKNNTSTNNSRAPSAMTSTTLSANRPTDTPSAATTASSARVYRLIGSPSAQAYLSHEELKKFLKVHPTPSSESLYTREVLKRFERKMDEIKRLAREIVKPLMRNFLELDLKGGEFNDTIPYLTCVKVEDEDIPWE
- a CDS encoding uncharacterized protein (transcript_id=CADANIAT00009971); this encodes MDLTSVQDLKGALRNDFFHGYATAAAQVEGAWNKDGKGPSIWDTFGHTPGKVKDNSNADDAVRFYDFYREDVALMKSYGVNAYRFSLSWSRIIPLGGADDPVNEQGIKYYQDLVDELLNNGITPFVTLFHWDVPQALEDRYGGMLNQERFIPDFVRYARVCFERLGPKVRHWITFNEPGVYSLAGYAAGVHAPARSSFRELNEEGDSSTEPFIVGHTELVTHGHVSKLYREVFQPQQKGTIGITLHGNWSEPWDEDDPRDQEAAERAREFEIAWFADPLYKTGDYPASMRAQLGDRLPRFTPEESKLVLGSSEFYGMNSYTTFFVQHKDTPPDINDHKGNVIVHDTNSKGVSRGEESDTPWLRTAPTGWRKLLNWIWNRYHVPIYVTENGTTAKGETAPTPEVLIDTFRMRFFEGYVGGLARAVKEDGVDIRSYFAWTFTDNWEWAAGYTDRFGCTFIDFDSPMKTRYPKQSAYYLKALFEHLIAS
- a CDS encoding putative serine--tRNA ligase DIA4 (transcript_id=CADANIAT00009970), translating into MVEIFRRSYASTVRPATAPRPSPNVKHVRENAELYAQNCRDRNYPAHAEYPFKIQQLSEELRQIDKQLMPFRSRIKALERTIGRLQNPATGPEEKEQEPAIRAEAQQLKNESAALITRRELCDEQIHDLALSLPNLTSPHTPVGLEPALVEYLNFDPQSPPAWVSSPDPLRSHVSIGTDLGLIDFTSAATTTGWGWYFLTGDGALLEQALIQYSLSVARRHGWTPISPPSIVWSYLTEACGFQPRDQNNEQQIWAIEQAEKDKAKPPRSLAATAEIPLAAMHARNELDPAALPIKLVGPSRCYRAEAGSRGVDTKGLYRVHEFTKVEMFGWADSSPTSSSPTSDDLFEGLLTVQKEILTSLQLPCRILEMPTSDLGASATRKRDIEALFPSRMRGNGLEDAWGEVTSASICTDYQSRRLGTRVRGVKSVFPHTVNGTAVAVPRVLAAILENGWDAERKVVVLPEVLRPFMGGAEVIGK
- a CDS encoding putative MFS sugar transporter protein (transcript_id=CADANIAT00009973), with the translated sequence MKEKRETVRADAVEPDLPPKSANHVEEAVLASLAEEDLFKLSRESLTMRSWAGVRLCLVLFVQGCNQAGYGVDWAVIGGINAYQSWHDYFGIGTAGGEYGLLNALMNIGNVCGAPFYALADIIGRRAVNFLGNLLVLVACILQSTAPNMKWFMAGRFFMGFGTALMSSSQYMGEISPTHLRGLLVGIFGACFQIGSLCMSAALIGINKMDGNLQWRLPLYLNMIFPALVCLGMFTLCPESPRYYIMRGQRDKARHVIARYHTTSGDVNQPIVNIVISQMEASIENDRAGHQKFWDFSVFLRRTVLYRLMVLFLYSIFQQWNGGGIITYYMVPALNTIGITDSIKILGIQLGTTGVYFVFTAVGAMIIDKFRRRTMIFAGLATMILFQTTTTITSWQYAVNATKAAAGLTIFWIYMYQTFSALFVATMHNLYPIEILSLPLRAKGMSLYSLIQGGAGACQTYGISVGIDKLGYKIWVVYIVYNTVQLVLSYFVFPETSGLTLEEIDAVFETPGVRPVKMSLDIYNAKRQVQREGEP
- a CDS encoding glycoside hydrolase family 95 protein (transcript_id=CADANIAT00009972), which codes for MSELWYQRPAAGWDEALPVGNGRLGAMVYGRTDTELLQLNEDSVWYGGPQNRLPEDALKCLPRLRELIREGAHKEAERLARRAFFASPNSQRHYEPLGTLFLEFGHPCEEVTGYRRSLDLNEGITHVHYEHNGVQYHRQVIASYPDNVLAMRVQASRCSEFLVRLSRLSELEYETNEFLDDLVVDGQSIKMHVTPGGKDSNRACCMVAIRCGSDDQEPIKVDCVGKNLIINARDALIVIVAQSTYRCDDADLDRATVADLEAVLASSVEDIWARHITDYQSLYGRLELNLGPDATDIPTDQRILHVRGPELVAIYLRYSRYLLISCSRPGRKGSSDRVLPATLQGIWNASFHPPWGCRYTININLQMNYWPANVGNLLECEEPLFALLERLAVTGTETARKMYGCRGWTVHHNTDLWADTAPVDRWMPATLWPLGGAWLCTHVWERFLFNGNKAFLKRMFPVLRGCVEFLQDFLVDDVSGQYKVTNPSLSPENTFRDEKGQEGVLCEGSTIDIQLVRAVLKAFVESLEVLGYSQDELLPSVHDTLRRLPPARIGSKGQLQEWMFDYDENEPGHRHVSHLWALYPGNDINLETTPELAKACAVTLQRRQAAGGGHTGWSRAWLLNLHARLRDADECAEHLERLLAQSTLPNLLDTHPPFQIDGNFGGGAGILEMLVQSHEDGIIRLLPACPLAWRSGRLRGVRARGGFELEFEWKDGVIRGPVIVKSELGLRAVVYYPNNGPRKVLEGSGIIVLNGDN